The proteins below are encoded in one region of Streptomyces marianii:
- a CDS encoding sensor histidine kinase encodes MSTLAITTLVLLALAAVVAGAAAWLTRRRWLAARQQAHLLAREQRAAEQALDRLVHEVLPQIHRAGGRVAPPVLALELAGTAVGGRLELVVKATVGLAQAMVRDIQYAAHQEIEQAKRRGAEELRRVHTDAQAEIARVQANAVRSTEAAVRSVSSALVGMAARTSRRVSEGVREHQDDAAFETLAGIDRTVQQTLLVAQGWTVLAGGKLTRHWTTTTLTDVVRAAMGYVEDYQRVAPQELPLAVKTRVVGPVVHTLTLLLDNALRFSPPQSRVHVSFEQGHHGVTVIVDDSGLQMTPEQLDEARDVLTGQRTDDITQLGALPKTGFRVAAVLARAYGFRVDVQAPNALLGTRALLTLPQDLLTTAAEAAPPPAPAQAQAQAAHSVPQGALAPVPESRLALAPPAPGPEPFPAHPPAEERLAALGATGTTASGLTRRHRRGTPAPAPARRPVNAEPGRASVIAAWARGTHAARAERDAAPSPTPDEQGHEA; translated from the coding sequence ATGAGCACGCTCGCCATCACGACCCTCGTCCTGCTCGCCCTCGCAGCCGTCGTCGCCGGAGCGGCAGCCTGGCTCACCCGTCGCCGCTGGCTCGCGGCACGACAGCAGGCACATCTCCTGGCCCGAGAACAGCGGGCCGCAGAGCAGGCCCTGGACCGGCTGGTCCACGAGGTGCTGCCGCAGATTCACAGGGCCGGCGGCCGGGTTGCTCCGCCGGTTCTGGCGCTGGAGCTGGCCGGCACCGCGGTCGGCGGGCGGCTTGAGCTCGTGGTCAAGGCCACCGTCGGACTCGCCCAGGCCATGGTGCGCGACATCCAGTACGCCGCGCACCAGGAGATCGAACAGGCCAAGAGGCGCGGAGCGGAGGAGCTGCGCCGTGTGCACACCGACGCGCAAGCGGAGATCGCCCGGGTGCAGGCGAACGCCGTACGGTCGACCGAGGCCGCGGTGCGCAGTGTGTCGTCGGCGCTGGTGGGCATGGCCGCTAGGACCAGCCGCAGGGTCAGCGAGGGGGTCCGGGAGCACCAGGACGACGCCGCCTTCGAGACGCTGGCTGGGATCGACCGCACCGTCCAGCAGACGCTGCTGGTCGCGCAGGGCTGGACGGTCCTGGCCGGCGGCAAGCTGACCCGGCACTGGACCACCACGACTCTGACCGATGTGGTGCGGGCCGCGATGGGGTACGTCGAGGACTACCAGCGGGTGGCACCGCAGGAGCTGCCCCTCGCCGTGAAGACCCGTGTCGTTGGGCCCGTGGTGCACACCCTCACTCTCCTGCTGGACAACGCGCTGCGGTTCTCCCCGCCGCAGTCCCGGGTCCACGTCTCCTTCGAGCAGGGCCACCACGGGGTCACCGTCATCGTGGACGACAGCGGCCTGCAGATGACGCCGGAGCAGCTCGACGAGGCACGGGACGTCCTCACCGGCCAGCGCACCGACGACATCACACAGCTCGGCGCCCTGCCCAAGACCGGCTTCCGGGTCGCCGCCGTCCTCGCTCGCGCCTACGGCTTCCGGGTCGATGTCCAGGCCCCCAACGCCCTGCTGGGCACCCGCGCGCTCCTCACCCTGCCCCAGGACCTCCTCACCACCGCGGCCGAGGCCGCACCCCCGCCCGCGCCGGCGCAGGCGCAGGCGCAGGCGGCTCACAGCGTCCCGCAGGGCGCGCTCGCCCCCGTCCCAGAGAGCCGTCTCGCACTGGCCCCGCCCGCGCCAGGACCGGAGCCCTTCCCGGCGCACCCGCCGGCAGAGGAGCGCCTCGCTGCGTTGGGCGCTACCGGGACGACGGCCAGCGGGCTGACACGGCGCCACCGGCGCGGCACCCCGGCGCCTGCTCCCGCCCGCCGCCCGGTCAACGCGGAGCCGGGACGCGCGAGCGTGATCGCCGCCTGGGCCCGCGGCACCCACGCGGCGCGCGCCGAACGTGACGCCGCCCCCTCCCCTACCCCTGACGAGCAAGGACACGAGGCATGA
- a CDS encoding GTP-binding protein, whose protein sequence is MASALTPDRFVAPTVTATAKIVVAGAFGVGKTTFVGSVSEVPPVHMEETITRASALVDDLARTPQKSTTTVGVDFGRKHLGDDLVLYLFGTPGQARFRFLWEELLVGALGALVLVDPRDLDASHEILALLEEAEVAYAVAVNQFDGAPRYPLAEIHEALALEGHTPLSVCDARERASCMQALIQLTEYLARLEPRP, encoded by the coding sequence ATGGCCTCCGCGCTCACGCCTGACCGGTTCGTCGCGCCGACGGTGACGGCGACCGCGAAGATCGTGGTCGCCGGAGCCTTCGGCGTGGGCAAGACCACCTTCGTCGGCAGCGTCTCCGAAGTGCCGCCCGTGCACATGGAAGAGACCATCACCCGGGCCAGCGCGCTGGTCGACGACCTGGCCCGCACGCCGCAGAAGTCCACCACCACCGTCGGCGTCGACTTCGGGCGCAAGCACCTCGGCGACGACCTGGTGCTGTACCTGTTCGGCACCCCGGGCCAGGCCCGGTTCCGGTTCTTGTGGGAGGAGCTGCTCGTCGGCGCCCTCGGCGCCCTGGTCCTGGTCGACCCCCGCGACCTGGACGCCTCCCACGAGATCCTCGCCCTCCTCGAAGAGGCCGAAGTGGCGTACGCGGTCGCGGTCAACCAGTTCGACGGCGCACCCCGCTACCCGCTCGCCGAGATCCACGAGGCGCTGGCACTGGAGGGACACACACCGCTGAGCGTGTGCGACGCCCGCGAGCGGGCGTCGTGCATGCAGGCCCTGATCCAGCTCACCGAATACCTCGCACGTTTGGAGCCCCGACCGTGA
- a CDS encoding roadblock/LC7 domain-containing protein: MSEKNIGWLLERLEETDGVEYAVLVAADGMSPDYTPRLPQEQAEKIAAITSTLWAASRAFDRETGGGGVRQFVMESVGHISLLIPAGENTMLAVRTSSPNADIGVISEAALRLAGSFGDQLGVKTRVTSSVEAPPA, from the coding sequence ATGAGCGAGAAGAACATCGGCTGGCTTCTGGAGCGCCTGGAGGAGACCGACGGCGTGGAGTACGCCGTACTCGTGGCGGCCGACGGCATGAGCCCGGACTACACGCCCCGACTCCCGCAGGAGCAGGCGGAGAAGATCGCCGCGATCACCTCGACGCTGTGGGCGGCGTCGCGGGCCTTCGACCGTGAGACCGGCGGCGGGGGCGTGCGCCAGTTCGTCATGGAGTCGGTCGGCCACATCTCCCTGCTCATCCCGGCCGGGGAGAACACGATGCTCGCCGTCCGCACGAGCAGCCCCAACGCCGACATCGGCGTGATCAGCGAGGCCGCCCTGCGGCTGGCGGGCAGCTTCGGCGACCAGCTGGGCGTCAAGACCCGGGTGACCAGCAGCGTGGAAGCACCGCCGGCATGA
- a CDS encoding DUF742 domain-containing protein has translation MSRPRQDPDLVRPYVRTGGRTRPSTDVRLESVVFAATGTHPGLNADGRRLLALFAGARGGGLAVAEIASELALPPSTTRILVADLIGLGLMTLAQAQDADRPPVSLIERVLHGLRAHA, from the coding sequence ATGAGCAGGCCGCGGCAGGATCCCGACCTGGTCAGGCCCTACGTCCGCACGGGCGGACGTACCCGCCCCAGCACGGACGTGCGCCTGGAGAGCGTGGTCTTCGCCGCGACCGGCACCCACCCCGGACTTAACGCCGACGGACGCCGCCTGCTGGCCCTGTTCGCCGGCGCCCGCGGCGGCGGTCTGGCCGTCGCCGAGATCGCCTCCGAACTCGCCCTGCCGCCCTCGACCACCCGCATCCTCGTCGCCGACCTCATCGGACTCGGACTGATGACCCTCGCCCAGGCCCAGGACGCCGACCGCCCGCCCGTCTCACTGATCGAAAGGGTCCTTCATGGCCTCCGCGCTCACGCCTGA